In candidate division WOR-3 bacterium, one DNA window encodes the following:
- a CDS encoding MBL fold metallo-hydrolase: MDNDYLKVFGSGNEIGASCFLLSLNGTGILLDCGMHPKKTGSEALPAVDFFSSYPDVGLITHSHLDHIGSLPLFYRQIQFYASKPTIAISRFMLEDSASVQERRYYEDPENSPEPFFTEKEAKKAVKSIKPFNKSQCLRLRGNVNIFAYPAGHILGARSFFIESPKLSVLYTGDISLFDQLTVPSAEIESLKPDVMIMEGTLGLESDAASRRNKEIKIFASELSKILLERQSVLCPTFALGKTQEILCICDKLMSEGKIPYVPIVLAGLGKRIKRIYSRFLGGSFRTNSAVEIDLRGNTSLDKILEYGPAIFLMTSGMAVPGTPSYKLAKRIMQREENAIFFVGYIDPESPAHKILNSEIGEIVELDGKGDHAAKLNPNIKSFRITSHSDKTQLIELVEKISPSKLILVHGDESALDSLKSEFSKKFDVSKPCRGETVGISN; the protein is encoded by the coding sequence ATGGATAATGATTACTTAAAAGTATTCGGAAGCGGAAACGAAATAGGAGCAAGTTGTTTTCTTCTTTCCCTCAACGGAACCGGCATTCTCCTCGACTGCGGCATGCACCCTAAAAAGACAGGCAGTGAAGCTCTTCCGGCAGTAGATTTTTTCTCATCTTATCCCGACGTCGGTTTGATAACCCATTCACATCTCGACCATATTGGTTCCCTGCCTCTATTTTACAGACAAATCCAGTTTTACGCGAGTAAGCCGACTATAGCCATAAGCAGATTCATGCTTGAAGACTCGGCGTCTGTTCAGGAAAGACGCTATTACGAAGATCCTGAAAATTCTCCCGAACCTTTTTTCACTGAAAAAGAAGCAAAAAAAGCCGTAAAGTCCATAAAACCTTTCAATAAATCGCAATGCCTCAGGCTCAGAGGCAACGTAAATATCTTCGCGTATCCGGCCGGACATATACTCGGAGCCAGGTCTTTTTTCATCGAATCTCCGAAACTGTCCGTCCTTTATACGGGTGACATATCTCTTTTCGATCAGCTGACTGTACCCTCTGCTGAAATCGAATCATTGAAGCCTGACGTCATGATCATGGAAGGCACTCTTGGTCTGGAGAGCGACGCCGCGTCGAGACGGAACAAAGAGATAAAAATATTCGCCTCAGAATTGTCAAAAATTCTTCTCGAAAGACAATCCGTCCTATGCCCCACTTTCGCTCTCGGAAAAACGCAGGAAATTTTATGCATCTGCGACAAACTCATGTCGGAAGGTAAAATTCCCTATGTCCCCATAGTTCTGGCAGGTCTCGGCAAGAGGATAAAAAGAATATATTCGAGATTTCTGGGAGGTTCGTTCAGGACAAACAGCGCGGTGGAAATTGACCTCAGAGGAAACACTTCTTTAGACAAAATCCTCGAATACGGTCCGGCGATTTTCCTTATGACGAGCGGAATGGCCGTTCCTGGAACGCCTTCGTACAAACTCGCGAAAAGAATAATGCAGAGGGAGGAAAACGCCATTTTCTTCGTAGGATACATCGATCCCGAATCGCCTGCTCACAAAATATTAAATTCAGAAATCGGCGAAATCGTAGAACTGGACGGAAAAGGCGATCACGCCGCAAAACTGAACCCGAATATAAAATCCTTCAGAATAACTTCTCATTCCGACAAAACACAGTTGATAGAACTTGTGGAAAAAATATCTCCGTCAAAACTTATTCTCGTACACGGCGACGAATCAGCCCTCGACAGTCTCAAATCAGAATTTTCAAAGAAATTTGACGTGAGCAAGCCATGCCGAGGAGAGACAGTCGGTATATCTAACTGA